A genomic stretch from Halichoerus grypus chromosome 5, mHalGry1.hap1.1, whole genome shotgun sequence includes:
- the LRIG2 gene encoding leucine-rich repeats and immunoglobulin-like domains protein 2 isoform X1 yields MAPAPQGVQEEPLLDRRSTPLSRLLFLAQAALLLLPAARAGLCPAPCSCRIPLLDCSRRKLPAPSWRALSSPLPPDAASLDLSHNRLSNWNISLESQTLQEVKMNYNELTEIPYFGEPTSNITLLSLVHNIIPEINAEAFQFYPALENLDLSSNTISEIKTSSFPRMQLKYLNLSNNRITILEAGCFDNLSSSLLVVKLNRNRISMIPPKIFKLPHLQFLELKRNRIKVVEGLTFQGLDSLRSLKMQRNGISKLKDGAFFGLDNMEELELEHNNLTEVNKGWLYGLRMLQQLSVSQNAVERISADAWEFCQRLSELDLSYNHLTRLDESAFVGLSLLERLNLGDNRVTHIADGVFRFLSNLQTLNLRNNEISWAIEDASEAFAGLTSLTKLILQGNQIKSVTKKAFIGLESLEHLDLNNNAIMSIQENAFSQTRLKELILNTSSLLCDCHLKWLLQWLVDNNFQHSVNVSCAHPEWLAGQSILNVDLKDFVCDDFLKPQIKMHPENTVALRGTNVTLTCTAVSSSDSPMSTVWRKDSEILNDIDSENFVRYQQQAGEALEYTSVLHLFNVNFTDEGRYQCIVTNHFGSNYSQKAKLTVNEMPSFLKTPMDLTIRTGAMARLECAAEGHPAPQISWQKDGGTDFPAARERRMHVMPEDDVFFIANVKIEDMGIYSCMAQNIAGGLSANASLTVLETPSFIRPLEDKTVTRGETAVLQCIAGGSPAPRLNWTKDDGPLLVTERHFFAAANQLLIIVDAGLEDAGKYTCIMSNTLGTERGHIYLNVISSPNCDSSQSSIGHEDDGWTTVGIVIIVVVCCVVGTSLIWVIVIYHMRRKNEDYSITNTDVSFTEELNLPADIPSYLSSQGTLSEPQEGYSNSEAGSHQQLMPPANGYLHKGADGGPGTRVICSDCYDNANIYSRTREYCPYTYIAEEDVLDQTLSSLMVQMPKETYLAHPAQDAPTLESLVSSVDREMAAFPTNHERINEKKLPSTQMSSETLPRPLWNISKELGLPHPPFSQQPVLEPPQLHQNEGLAESGPEGSASPTPCHRLHDHAFDFSRTRNIQDGSEGT; encoded by the exons GAAAATGAATTATAATGAGCTAACAGAAATCCCATATTTTGGAGAACCAACCTCTAATATTACTCTACTCTCACT agtccataATATAATCCCAGAAATAAACGCAGAAGCGTTTCAATTTTACCCTGCCCTCGAGAATTTAGATCTCAGTTCAAATACAATATCAGAAATCAAGACATCTTCATTTCCTCGAATGCAGCTTAAATACCT aaatttgagTAATAATAGGATAACCATCTTGGAGGCTGGTTGCTTTGATAATTTATCCAGTTCCTTACTAGTGGTAAAGTTAAACAGGAACAGAATCAGCATGATTCCACCCAAGATTTTCAAGCTACCTCACCTCCAGTTCTT GGAACTTAAAAGAAATAGGATTAAAGTGGTGGAAGGTCTGACATTCCAAGGGCTTGACTCCTTAAGATCTTTGAAGATGCAGCGGAATGGTATTAGCAAACTTAAGGATGGAGCTTTTTTTGGCTTGGATAACATGGAAGAATT AGAACTGGAGCATAATAACCTTACAGAAGTGAACAAGGGGTGGTTGTATGGCTTGCGAATGTTACAACAGCTCTCTGTGAGCCAGAACGCTGTTGAAAGAATCAGCGCTGATGCATGGGAGTTCTGCCAAAGACTATCTGAACT TGATTTGTCCTATAACCACTTGACCCGCTTGGATGAATCTGCCTTTGTGGGTCTGAGCTTACTGGAGAGACTGAATTTAGGGGACAACAGAGTCACTCACATTGCTGATGGTGTATTTAGGTTTCTTTCCAATCTTCAGACACT AAACTTAAGAAACAATGAAATTTCATGGGCCATAGAAGATGCTAGTGAAGCTTTTGCTGGACTCACAAGTCTCActaaatt AATCTTACAAGGAAATCAAATTAAGTCAGTTACAAAGAAAGCATTCATTGGTCTTGAATCCCTTGAGCATCT CGATTTGAACAACAATGCTATAATGTCTATCcaagaaaatgctttttctcaGACTCGCTTGAAAGAACT GATTCTGAACACAAGCAGTTTACTCTGTGACTGCCATTTGAAGTGGTTGCTTCAGTGGCTGGTTGATAATAACTTCCAGCATTCTGTGAATGTAAGCTGTGCACACCCTGAATGGCTAGCAGGGCAGAGCATCCTGAACGTGGACCTGAAAGATTTTGTCTGTG atgaTTTTCTCAAGCCACAGATAAAAATGCATCCTGAAAATACAGTCGCTCTTAGAGGCACGAATGTGACTCTGACGTGCACTGCAGTGAGCAGCAGTGATTCACCCATGTCTACCGTGTGGCGCAAAGACAGTGAAATCCTGAATGACATCGATAGCGAGAATTTTGTTCGTTATCAGCAGCAAGCTGGAGAAGCTCTAGAATATACGAGTGTCTTACATCTTTTCAATGTGAACTTCACAGATGAAGGAAGATATCAGTGCATCGTTACTAATCACTTTGGTTCTAATTATTCTCAGAAAGCCAAACTGACTGTGAATG AGATGCCATCTTTCCTGAAAACGCCAATGGATCTCACTATTCGCACTGGTGCCATGGCCAGATTAGAGTGTGCTGCAGAGGGGCACCCTGCACCTCAGATTTCCTGGCAGAAAGATGGTGGCACTGACTTTCCTGCGGCTCGAGAAAGACGCATGCATGTCATGCCCGAGGATGATGTCTTCTTCATTGCCAACGTGAAGATAGAAGACATGGGAATCTATAGCTGCATGGCACAAAATATAGCCGGAGGCCTCTCAGCAAATGCCTCACTCACAGTATTAG AGACACCCTCATTTATCAGACCGCTGGAGGACAAGACAGTAACGCGAGGTGAAACTGCGGTATTACAGTGCATAGCTGGAGGGAGTCCTGCCCCTCGCCTCAACTGGACCAAAGATGATGGGCCCCTGCTAGTGACAGAACGGCACTTCTTTGCTGCAGCCAACCAGCTTCTCATCATTGTCGATGCTGGCCTGGAAGATGCTGGGAAATACACCTGCATTATGTCTAACACCCTTGGGACAGAACGTGGTCACATTTACCTGAATGTCATTTCATCCCCCAACTGTGACTCTTCCCAGAGTAGCATTGGGCATGAAGATGATGGCTGGACCACAGTTGGCATCGTCATCATTGTTGTGGTCTGCTGTGTTGTGGGCACCTCTTTGATCTGGGTCATTGTTATTTACCACATGAGAAGGAAGAATGAAGACTATAGTATCACGAACACAG ATGTCTCTTTTACAGAGGAGCTTAATCTGCCTGCAGACATTCCCAGCTACTTGTCTTCCCAAGGAACACTGTCGGAGCCACAGGAAGGCTACAGCAACTCTGAGGCAGGCAGTCATCAGCAACTCATGCCTCCTGCCAATGGATATTTACACAAGGGCGCTGATG GTGGCCCTGGTACCCGGGTTATTTGCTCTGATTGTTATGACAATGCCAACATCTACTCCAGGACCCGAGAATACTGTCCGTACACCTATATTGCTGAGGAAGATGTTCTAGATCAGACACTGTCCAGCCTCATGGTCCAGATGCCCAAAGAGACATATTTGGCACATCCTGCCCAAGATGCCCCTACCCTGGAGAGCCTGGTATCATCAGTAGACAGAGAGATGGCTGCCTTTCCCACCAACCATGAGAGGATAAATGAGAAGAAACTTCCCTCCACACAGATGAGCAGTG AAACGTTGCCGCGGCCTCTTTGGAACATAAGCAAAGAACTAGGCCTGCCTCATCCTCCCTTTTCCCAGCAGCCAGTCCTTGAGCCACCACAACTCCATCAGAATGAGGGTCTGGCAGAGAGTGGCCCGGAGGGTTCTGCCTCCCCCACGCCCTGTCACAGGTTGCACGACCATGCTTTTGATTTTAGTAGGACTCGGAACATTCAAGATGGTAGTGAGGGCACATGA
- the LRIG2 gene encoding leucine-rich repeats and immunoglobulin-like domains protein 2 isoform X2 codes for MAPAPQGVQEEPLLDRRSTPLSRLLFLAQAALLLLPAARAGLCPAPCSCRIPLLDCSRRKLPAPSWRALSSPLPPDAASLDLSHNRLSNWNISLESQTLQEVKMNYNELTEIPYFGEPTSNITLLSLVHNIIPEINAEAFQFYPALENLDLSSNTISEIKTSSFPRMQLKYLNLSNNRITILEAGCFDNLSSSLLVVKLNRNRISMIPPKIFKLPHLQFLELKRNRIKVVEGLTFQGLDSLRSLKMQRNGISKLKDGAFFGLDNMEELELEHNNLTEVNKGWLYGLRMLQQLSVSQNAVERISADAWEFCQRLSELDLSYNHLTRLDESAFVGLSLLERLNLGDNRVTHIADGVFRFLSNLQTLNLRNNEISWAIEDASEAFAGLTSLTKLILQGNQIKSVTKKAFIGLESLEHLDLNNNAIMSIQENAFSQTRLKELILNTSSLLCDCHLKWLLQWLVDNNFQHSVNVSCAHPEWLAGQSILNVDLKDFVCDDFLKPQIKMHPENTVALRGTNVTLTCTAVSSSDSPMSTVWRKDSEILNDIDSENFVRYQQQAGEALEYTSVLHLFNVNFTDEGRYQCIVTNHFGSNYSQKAKLTVNEMPSFLKTPMDLTIRTGAMARLECAAEGHPAPQISWQKDGGTDFPAARERRMHVMPEDDVFFIANVKIEDMGIYSCMAQNIAGGLSANASLTVLETPSFIRPLEDKTVTRGETAVLQCIAGGSPAPRLNWTKDDGPLLVTERHFFAAANQLLIIVDAGLEDAGKYTCIMSNTLGTERGHIYLNVISSPNCDSSQSSIGHEDDGWTTVGIVIIVVVCCVVGTSLIWVIVIYHMRRKNEDYSITNTEELNLPADIPSYLSSQGTLSEPQEGYSNSEAGSHQQLMPPANGYLHKGADGGPGTRVICSDCYDNANIYSRTREYCPYTYIAEEDVLDQTLSSLMVQMPKETYLAHPAQDAPTLESLVSSVDREMAAFPTNHERINEKKLPSTQMSSETLPRPLWNISKELGLPHPPFSQQPVLEPPQLHQNEGLAESGPEGSASPTPCHRLHDHAFDFSRTRNIQDGSEGT; via the exons GAAAATGAATTATAATGAGCTAACAGAAATCCCATATTTTGGAGAACCAACCTCTAATATTACTCTACTCTCACT agtccataATATAATCCCAGAAATAAACGCAGAAGCGTTTCAATTTTACCCTGCCCTCGAGAATTTAGATCTCAGTTCAAATACAATATCAGAAATCAAGACATCTTCATTTCCTCGAATGCAGCTTAAATACCT aaatttgagTAATAATAGGATAACCATCTTGGAGGCTGGTTGCTTTGATAATTTATCCAGTTCCTTACTAGTGGTAAAGTTAAACAGGAACAGAATCAGCATGATTCCACCCAAGATTTTCAAGCTACCTCACCTCCAGTTCTT GGAACTTAAAAGAAATAGGATTAAAGTGGTGGAAGGTCTGACATTCCAAGGGCTTGACTCCTTAAGATCTTTGAAGATGCAGCGGAATGGTATTAGCAAACTTAAGGATGGAGCTTTTTTTGGCTTGGATAACATGGAAGAATT AGAACTGGAGCATAATAACCTTACAGAAGTGAACAAGGGGTGGTTGTATGGCTTGCGAATGTTACAACAGCTCTCTGTGAGCCAGAACGCTGTTGAAAGAATCAGCGCTGATGCATGGGAGTTCTGCCAAAGACTATCTGAACT TGATTTGTCCTATAACCACTTGACCCGCTTGGATGAATCTGCCTTTGTGGGTCTGAGCTTACTGGAGAGACTGAATTTAGGGGACAACAGAGTCACTCACATTGCTGATGGTGTATTTAGGTTTCTTTCCAATCTTCAGACACT AAACTTAAGAAACAATGAAATTTCATGGGCCATAGAAGATGCTAGTGAAGCTTTTGCTGGACTCACAAGTCTCActaaatt AATCTTACAAGGAAATCAAATTAAGTCAGTTACAAAGAAAGCATTCATTGGTCTTGAATCCCTTGAGCATCT CGATTTGAACAACAATGCTATAATGTCTATCcaagaaaatgctttttctcaGACTCGCTTGAAAGAACT GATTCTGAACACAAGCAGTTTACTCTGTGACTGCCATTTGAAGTGGTTGCTTCAGTGGCTGGTTGATAATAACTTCCAGCATTCTGTGAATGTAAGCTGTGCACACCCTGAATGGCTAGCAGGGCAGAGCATCCTGAACGTGGACCTGAAAGATTTTGTCTGTG atgaTTTTCTCAAGCCACAGATAAAAATGCATCCTGAAAATACAGTCGCTCTTAGAGGCACGAATGTGACTCTGACGTGCACTGCAGTGAGCAGCAGTGATTCACCCATGTCTACCGTGTGGCGCAAAGACAGTGAAATCCTGAATGACATCGATAGCGAGAATTTTGTTCGTTATCAGCAGCAAGCTGGAGAAGCTCTAGAATATACGAGTGTCTTACATCTTTTCAATGTGAACTTCACAGATGAAGGAAGATATCAGTGCATCGTTACTAATCACTTTGGTTCTAATTATTCTCAGAAAGCCAAACTGACTGTGAATG AGATGCCATCTTTCCTGAAAACGCCAATGGATCTCACTATTCGCACTGGTGCCATGGCCAGATTAGAGTGTGCTGCAGAGGGGCACCCTGCACCTCAGATTTCCTGGCAGAAAGATGGTGGCACTGACTTTCCTGCGGCTCGAGAAAGACGCATGCATGTCATGCCCGAGGATGATGTCTTCTTCATTGCCAACGTGAAGATAGAAGACATGGGAATCTATAGCTGCATGGCACAAAATATAGCCGGAGGCCTCTCAGCAAATGCCTCACTCACAGTATTAG AGACACCCTCATTTATCAGACCGCTGGAGGACAAGACAGTAACGCGAGGTGAAACTGCGGTATTACAGTGCATAGCTGGAGGGAGTCCTGCCCCTCGCCTCAACTGGACCAAAGATGATGGGCCCCTGCTAGTGACAGAACGGCACTTCTTTGCTGCAGCCAACCAGCTTCTCATCATTGTCGATGCTGGCCTGGAAGATGCTGGGAAATACACCTGCATTATGTCTAACACCCTTGGGACAGAACGTGGTCACATTTACCTGAATGTCATTTCATCCCCCAACTGTGACTCTTCCCAGAGTAGCATTGGGCATGAAGATGATGGCTGGACCACAGTTGGCATCGTCATCATTGTTGTGGTCTGCTGTGTTGTGGGCACCTCTTTGATCTGGGTCATTGTTATTTACCACATGAGAAGGAAGAATGAAGACTATAGTATCACGAACACAG AGGAGCTTAATCTGCCTGCAGACATTCCCAGCTACTTGTCTTCCCAAGGAACACTGTCGGAGCCACAGGAAGGCTACAGCAACTCTGAGGCAGGCAGTCATCAGCAACTCATGCCTCCTGCCAATGGATATTTACACAAGGGCGCTGATG GTGGCCCTGGTACCCGGGTTATTTGCTCTGATTGTTATGACAATGCCAACATCTACTCCAGGACCCGAGAATACTGTCCGTACACCTATATTGCTGAGGAAGATGTTCTAGATCAGACACTGTCCAGCCTCATGGTCCAGATGCCCAAAGAGACATATTTGGCACATCCTGCCCAAGATGCCCCTACCCTGGAGAGCCTGGTATCATCAGTAGACAGAGAGATGGCTGCCTTTCCCACCAACCATGAGAGGATAAATGAGAAGAAACTTCCCTCCACACAGATGAGCAGTG AAACGTTGCCGCGGCCTCTTTGGAACATAAGCAAAGAACTAGGCCTGCCTCATCCTCCCTTTTCCCAGCAGCCAGTCCTTGAGCCACCACAACTCCATCAGAATGAGGGTCTGGCAGAGAGTGGCCCGGAGGGTTCTGCCTCCCCCACGCCCTGTCACAGGTTGCACGACCATGCTTTTGATTTTAGTAGGACTCGGAACATTCAAGATGGTAGTGAGGGCACATGA
- the LRIG2 gene encoding leucine-rich repeats and immunoglobulin-like domains protein 2 isoform X3, with product MNYNELTEIPYFGEPTSNITLLSLVHNIIPEINAEAFQFYPALENLDLSSNTISEIKTSSFPRMQLKYLNLSNNRITILEAGCFDNLSSSLLVVKLNRNRISMIPPKIFKLPHLQFLELKRNRIKVVEGLTFQGLDSLRSLKMQRNGISKLKDGAFFGLDNMEELELEHNNLTEVNKGWLYGLRMLQQLSVSQNAVERISADAWEFCQRLSELDLSYNHLTRLDESAFVGLSLLERLNLGDNRVTHIADGVFRFLSNLQTLNLRNNEISWAIEDASEAFAGLTSLTKLILQGNQIKSVTKKAFIGLESLEHLDLNNNAIMSIQENAFSQTRLKELILNTSSLLCDCHLKWLLQWLVDNNFQHSVNVSCAHPEWLAGQSILNVDLKDFVCDDFLKPQIKMHPENTVALRGTNVTLTCTAVSSSDSPMSTVWRKDSEILNDIDSENFVRYQQQAGEALEYTSVLHLFNVNFTDEGRYQCIVTNHFGSNYSQKAKLTVNEMPSFLKTPMDLTIRTGAMARLECAAEGHPAPQISWQKDGGTDFPAARERRMHVMPEDDVFFIANVKIEDMGIYSCMAQNIAGGLSANASLTVLETPSFIRPLEDKTVTRGETAVLQCIAGGSPAPRLNWTKDDGPLLVTERHFFAAANQLLIIVDAGLEDAGKYTCIMSNTLGTERGHIYLNVISSPNCDSSQSSIGHEDDGWTTVGIVIIVVVCCVVGTSLIWVIVIYHMRRKNEDYSITNTDVSFTEELNLPADIPSYLSSQGTLSEPQEGYSNSEAGSHQQLMPPANGYLHKGADGGPGTRVICSDCYDNANIYSRTREYCPYTYIAEEDVLDQTLSSLMVQMPKETYLAHPAQDAPTLESLVSSVDREMAAFPTNHERINEKKLPSTQMSSETLPRPLWNISKELGLPHPPFSQQPVLEPPQLHQNEGLAESGPEGSASPTPCHRLHDHAFDFSRTRNIQDGSEGT from the exons ATGAATTATAATGAGCTAACAGAAATCCCATATTTTGGAGAACCAACCTCTAATATTACTCTACTCTCACT agtccataATATAATCCCAGAAATAAACGCAGAAGCGTTTCAATTTTACCCTGCCCTCGAGAATTTAGATCTCAGTTCAAATACAATATCAGAAATCAAGACATCTTCATTTCCTCGAATGCAGCTTAAATACCT aaatttgagTAATAATAGGATAACCATCTTGGAGGCTGGTTGCTTTGATAATTTATCCAGTTCCTTACTAGTGGTAAAGTTAAACAGGAACAGAATCAGCATGATTCCACCCAAGATTTTCAAGCTACCTCACCTCCAGTTCTT GGAACTTAAAAGAAATAGGATTAAAGTGGTGGAAGGTCTGACATTCCAAGGGCTTGACTCCTTAAGATCTTTGAAGATGCAGCGGAATGGTATTAGCAAACTTAAGGATGGAGCTTTTTTTGGCTTGGATAACATGGAAGAATT AGAACTGGAGCATAATAACCTTACAGAAGTGAACAAGGGGTGGTTGTATGGCTTGCGAATGTTACAACAGCTCTCTGTGAGCCAGAACGCTGTTGAAAGAATCAGCGCTGATGCATGGGAGTTCTGCCAAAGACTATCTGAACT TGATTTGTCCTATAACCACTTGACCCGCTTGGATGAATCTGCCTTTGTGGGTCTGAGCTTACTGGAGAGACTGAATTTAGGGGACAACAGAGTCACTCACATTGCTGATGGTGTATTTAGGTTTCTTTCCAATCTTCAGACACT AAACTTAAGAAACAATGAAATTTCATGGGCCATAGAAGATGCTAGTGAAGCTTTTGCTGGACTCACAAGTCTCActaaatt AATCTTACAAGGAAATCAAATTAAGTCAGTTACAAAGAAAGCATTCATTGGTCTTGAATCCCTTGAGCATCT CGATTTGAACAACAATGCTATAATGTCTATCcaagaaaatgctttttctcaGACTCGCTTGAAAGAACT GATTCTGAACACAAGCAGTTTACTCTGTGACTGCCATTTGAAGTGGTTGCTTCAGTGGCTGGTTGATAATAACTTCCAGCATTCTGTGAATGTAAGCTGTGCACACCCTGAATGGCTAGCAGGGCAGAGCATCCTGAACGTGGACCTGAAAGATTTTGTCTGTG atgaTTTTCTCAAGCCACAGATAAAAATGCATCCTGAAAATACAGTCGCTCTTAGAGGCACGAATGTGACTCTGACGTGCACTGCAGTGAGCAGCAGTGATTCACCCATGTCTACCGTGTGGCGCAAAGACAGTGAAATCCTGAATGACATCGATAGCGAGAATTTTGTTCGTTATCAGCAGCAAGCTGGAGAAGCTCTAGAATATACGAGTGTCTTACATCTTTTCAATGTGAACTTCACAGATGAAGGAAGATATCAGTGCATCGTTACTAATCACTTTGGTTCTAATTATTCTCAGAAAGCCAAACTGACTGTGAATG AGATGCCATCTTTCCTGAAAACGCCAATGGATCTCACTATTCGCACTGGTGCCATGGCCAGATTAGAGTGTGCTGCAGAGGGGCACCCTGCACCTCAGATTTCCTGGCAGAAAGATGGTGGCACTGACTTTCCTGCGGCTCGAGAAAGACGCATGCATGTCATGCCCGAGGATGATGTCTTCTTCATTGCCAACGTGAAGATAGAAGACATGGGAATCTATAGCTGCATGGCACAAAATATAGCCGGAGGCCTCTCAGCAAATGCCTCACTCACAGTATTAG AGACACCCTCATTTATCAGACCGCTGGAGGACAAGACAGTAACGCGAGGTGAAACTGCGGTATTACAGTGCATAGCTGGAGGGAGTCCTGCCCCTCGCCTCAACTGGACCAAAGATGATGGGCCCCTGCTAGTGACAGAACGGCACTTCTTTGCTGCAGCCAACCAGCTTCTCATCATTGTCGATGCTGGCCTGGAAGATGCTGGGAAATACACCTGCATTATGTCTAACACCCTTGGGACAGAACGTGGTCACATTTACCTGAATGTCATTTCATCCCCCAACTGTGACTCTTCCCAGAGTAGCATTGGGCATGAAGATGATGGCTGGACCACAGTTGGCATCGTCATCATTGTTGTGGTCTGCTGTGTTGTGGGCACCTCTTTGATCTGGGTCATTGTTATTTACCACATGAGAAGGAAGAATGAAGACTATAGTATCACGAACACAG ATGTCTCTTTTACAGAGGAGCTTAATCTGCCTGCAGACATTCCCAGCTACTTGTCTTCCCAAGGAACACTGTCGGAGCCACAGGAAGGCTACAGCAACTCTGAGGCAGGCAGTCATCAGCAACTCATGCCTCCTGCCAATGGATATTTACACAAGGGCGCTGATG GTGGCCCTGGTACCCGGGTTATTTGCTCTGATTGTTATGACAATGCCAACATCTACTCCAGGACCCGAGAATACTGTCCGTACACCTATATTGCTGAGGAAGATGTTCTAGATCAGACACTGTCCAGCCTCATGGTCCAGATGCCCAAAGAGACATATTTGGCACATCCTGCCCAAGATGCCCCTACCCTGGAGAGCCTGGTATCATCAGTAGACAGAGAGATGGCTGCCTTTCCCACCAACCATGAGAGGATAAATGAGAAGAAACTTCCCTCCACACAGATGAGCAGTG AAACGTTGCCGCGGCCTCTTTGGAACATAAGCAAAGAACTAGGCCTGCCTCATCCTCCCTTTTCCCAGCAGCCAGTCCTTGAGCCACCACAACTCCATCAGAATGAGGGTCTGGCAGAGAGTGGCCCGGAGGGTTCTGCCTCCCCCACGCCCTGTCACAGGTTGCACGACCATGCTTTTGATTTTAGTAGGACTCGGAACATTCAAGATGGTAGTGAGGGCACATGA